In Xenorhabdus griffiniae, the genomic window AAACCTCTGGTGCGGTAGTGTAATAACCAGAAAAAGTAACGGAATCGAATGGTGCCATCAAAGCGGCGGAGGCTTTATTCAACTCTTGAATTTTTGTACCATCAGGTAAAGTTACAGTGTAACGACCACCTTTTGATGACTGGGTTTCAAAAAAGCGACCAACTACATTGCTTGTTGACGTTGAAGAAGCAACGCCTGGAATCTCAACTTTCTTGGCTTCCTCTCCGCCTTGAGCCAGAGCTTGGCGTCCTGCATCAGAATCGGCTGGGATCACCGCTTCACTAGACTGAACCTTACGTTTTGGTGCGTCTTCTTTATAAACATAGGCTGTGACGACTTGGTTTCCGCCATTATTCGGTGCAATATCACGGACGATAAAGAAAGAGGCTGCATCTTTCTTTTTAGCTGCCTTAGCGAGAGCTTCTTTCAGATCAGGATCAGTCGGGAAATAACCATTTACTGTCACAGTATCGAAAGGCTCTAAAGTGATAGCCTCAGCTTTAGGTAACTCTTTGATGCCACGATAGATACGATAGTTAGGTGTTTTATCTGCTTTTTCCGCATCTTTGTGGTACAAATCGGCGACAACACGCAAATTACCTCGTCCATTAAGATCATCAAGACTTTGAATATAAAAACTGTCAGCGCCTTTTTTATCGGCCTGACGGGAAACCGCATCCGCAGCTTCATAAATTGCATTAAAACGACCAGTAACTGAGATCCGCTCAAAAGGTTTAAGCTCTGCCGCTTGTTCTGGAGTTAATTCTTTAGCTGCATGTGCAGCGGTCATCGTGGTTAGTGCGAACACCGCAGTCGCGATGATCGTTGTCTTCAGCTTCATAAAAAATCCTTTCGCCTTGCGCATTAAAATATTTATAACGTGCTGAACATTGTTATGCATCACATAGAACGCAATTATTACATGTAATAATGCCAATTGTCGCAAGAAATTATGCCCTCTAAAGAAACGATTGCTAGCTTTTAGTATATGACACTAAGAATTTTAATAAATATAGTAAGTTATACGAGCTAAATAATTGTTTACATTAACAGGTCATTTTGTTTTTCTGATTTTATGATAATTCGTTGACATTATTTTCATTAAGTTACTATTTGGTATTCTATTGATAGGTTTTGCTGATAGCAGCGATAAAGTCAATCTAATCGTTAAATAGGCATCAACAAGGTAATAATCAGCCATATTTCATTCTTAAAGAAGGAAACATTATGCGTATTGGTGTACCAAAAGAGCGACTTTCCAATGAAGCACGCGTTGCTGCCACACCATCAACCGTGGAGCAATTGCAGAAATTGGGGTTTGACGTCACAGTTGAGACAGGCGCAGGGCAACTTGCAAGTTTT contains:
- the ydgH gene encoding DUF1471 family protein YdgH; the protein is MKLKTTIIATAVFALTTMTAAHAAKELTPEQAAELKPFERISVTGRFNAIYEAADAVSRQADKKGADSFYIQSLDDLNGRGNLRVVADLYHKDAEKADKTPNYRIYRGIKELPKAEAITLEPFDTVTVNGYFPTDPDLKEALAKAAKKKDAASFFIVRDIAPNNGGNQVVTAYVYKEDAPKRKVQSSEAVIPADSDAGRQALAQGGEEAKKVEIPGVASSTSTSNVVGRFFETQSSKGGRYTVTLPDGTKIQELNKASAALMAPFDSVTFSGYYTTAPEVSYQVAKRAAEKGAKYYHITREWQSNGGNVTISADLFK